In Mycolicibacter virginiensis, the DNA window TGATGCACCCGTCGTATCAGGTGCCCAAGACCTACATCGCCACCGTGGTGGGCGCCATCCCACGCGGGCTGGGCAAGAAGCTGCGCGAGGGTGTCGAACTCGACGACGGCCCGGCGAAAGTCGACGACTTCGCAGTGGTCGACACCGTGCCCGGCAAGTCGCTGGTTCGGGTCACCCTGCACGAAGGCCGCAAGCGGATCGTGCGGCGGATGCTGGCGGCAGTCGGATTTCCGGTCCAGGAGTTGGTGCGCACCGACATTGGCGCCGTTGAACTGGGGGAGCAGCGCCCCGGCAGCATCCGGGCGTTGACCCGCAAGGAAGTCGGCGAACTGTATAAGGCAGTCGGTCTGTGAGCGCGGGTCGCGCGGCCGTGGTCGCCATCGACGGGCCGGCCGGAACCGGAAAGTCCACGGTCGCCCGGGGTTTGGCGGCGGCGCTGGGATCACGCTATCTGGACACCGGCGCGATGTACCGGGTCGTCACGCTGGCGGTGCTGCGTTCCGGCGTTGCGCTTGATGACATCGACGGCATCGGCGCGGTCGCACAGGGCGTCGAGGTCTCGGTGGACTCTCAGCCCGAGGGAGACCGCGCTTTCCTTGGCGACGAAGACGTTTCGGATGAGATCCGCGGCGACGAGGTGACCCGCGCGGTGTCGGCGGTGGCCGCGGTTCCCGCGGTGCGCACCCGGTTGGTCGCGCTGCAGCAGCAGTTGGCGGGCCAAGGCGGCGGCGTGGTGGTGGAAGGCCGCGACGTGGGCACCGTGGTGTTGCCCGACGCCGACGTGAAGATCTTCCTGACTGCCTCGGCCGAGACCCGGGCCCAGCGGCGCAATGACCAGAACATCGCAGCAGGGCTGCGCGACGACTACGCCGGCGTGCTGGCCGACGTGTTGCGCCGCGACGAGTTGGATTCCACGAGGGCGGTGTCGCCGCTGCGGCCCGCCGACGACGCGGTGATCGTGGACACCGGAGACATGACCCAGGAGCAGGTGGTCGACCATCTGCGTGACCTGGTCGAGCAGCATTGCGGGGCGATCCGATGAGTGACGGAACCTGGGTCGACGAAAGCGACTGGGAGATCGGCGAAGACGGCGGTTTCGACGATCTGGTCGAGGACTCCGGCCCACCGCCGGTGGTGGCCGTGGTGGGCCGTCCCAACGTCGGCAAGTCGACGTTGGTCAACCGGATCCTGGGCCGGCGCGAAGCGGTGGTGCAGGACCTGCCCGGGGTGACTCGTGACCGGGTGTCTTATGACGCGTTGTGGACCGGCCGGCGCTTCGTGGTGCAAGACACCGGCGGCTGGGAACCCGACGCCAAGGGTCTGCAACAGTTGGTGGCCGAGCAGGCCGCGGTGGCGATGCGTACCGCCGACGCGGTGATCTTGGTGGTGGACGCGGTGGTGGGCGCCACCGCCGGCGACGAGGCCGCCGCGCGGATTCTGCGCCGATCCGGCAAGCCGGTGTTCTTGGCGGCCAACAAGGTTGACAGTGAGCGGGCCGAATCCGACGCGGCAGCACTGTGGTCGCTGGGAATCGGCGAGCCGTTCAGCATCAGTGCGCTGCACGGGCGCGGCGTGGCCGACCTGCTCGATGAGGTGATCGCCAAGCTGCCCGAAGTGGCCGAAACCGCCGGCGGTGGGGGCGGTCCGCGCCGGGTGGCCTTGGTGGGCAAGCCCAATGTGGGCAAGAGTTCGCTGCTGAACCGGCTGGCCGGCGATGAGCGTTCGGTGGTGCACGACGTGGCCGGCACGACCGTCGACCCGGTCGACTCGCTGATCGAGATGGACGGCAAGATCTGGCGTTTCGTCGACACCGCCGGGCTGCGCCGCAAGGTGGGGCAGGCCAGCGGCCACGAGTTCTACGCCTCGGTGCGCACTCACGGGGCTATCGACGCCGCCGAAGTGGTGATCGTGCTGGTCGATTCGTCGTTGCCGCTGACCGAGCAGGATCAGCGGGTGATCTCGATGGTGGTCGAGGCGGGCCGGGCGGTGGTGCTGGCCTACAACAAGTGGGATCTGGTCGATGAGGACCGGCGTTACGTGCTGGACAAAGAGATCGATCGGGACATGGCCCGGCTGGCGTGGGCCCCGCGGGTCAACATCTCGGCCAAAACTGGTCGCGCCGTGCAGAAGTTGGTGCCCGCGCTGGAGACCTCGCTGGCGTCCTGGGACAAGCGGATCTCCACCGGCCAGCTCAACAACTGGCTCAAAGAGGTGGTCGCCGCGACGCCGCCGCCGGCGCGGGGCGGCCGCGCGCCGCGCATCCTGTTCGCCACCCAGGCGACCTCGCGTCCGCCGACGTTTGTGTTGTTCTCGTCGGGATTTTTAGAGGCCGGTTACCGCCGGTTCCTGGAGCGGAAACTGCGTGAGACGTTCGGATTCGAGGGCAGCCCGATCCGCATCAATGTGCGGGTGCGAGAGAAGCGCGGCCCCAAGCGTTCTCGCTGACTTCTTGAGTTAGCCGGATTTAGTCAGCTGGAAATCCCACTGCCCGACCACGCCGCCGGCCGGTCCTCGACCACACGGTTCCAGGGTGGCGGTGGTCCACTGCCCGGCCAGCGTCACCGCATCGAAGCTGACCGTCTTGGACACCGGCAGCGGGGTGTGATCCACCGGGCAGTCCATGCTGCCCCGCCCGGTGTACTCCCAGCGGCCGCCGTTGAGATGAAACTCCGCGTTCTGCAGCCAGCGTTCGGCGTCGACGGTGGTGCACGTCGGGCCGCACGGGGTGAACGTCCACGTCGCAGTCCGCTGCGACGGGCCGTGCTGGGCGGTGAAGGCGTACGGGCCTGACGGCACCTCCGGGGCGGCCTGGGCCGCCGGCGGCGCCCCGAGGGCGAACAGCAGCCCGCAGACAGCACCAACAGCCCGCTTTCCCGTCATGCCGATCATTGCCTCACCTCTCCGCTGGGCTGCCTTAGCCCTGCGCACGACCAGCGTAGGGTGCTGCAAATGTCGGTATCGCAGATGGTGTTGATCCTGCTGGCAGGGGTGGGCGCCGGGGCGATCAACGCACTGGTCGGCTCCGGCACACTGATCACCTTCCCGACCCTGGTGACGCTGGGCTTTGCCCCGCTGACCGCGACGATCTCCAACGCGATCGGCCTGGTGGCCGGCGGCATCTCCAGCACCTGGGCCTACCGCCGCGAACTGCGCGGCCAGTGGGATCGGCTGCGCTGGCAGATACCGGGATCGCTGCTGGGCGCGGTACTCGGCGCGTATCTGCTGCTGCACCTGCCCGAAAGCGTGTTCAACCGAATCGTGCCGGCACTGTTGGTCGGCGCCCTGGCGCTGGTGGTGATCGGGCCGAAGATCCAGGCCGTGGCGCAGCGTCGCGCGGCCGCCGAGGGCCGTTCGACCGACCAGCTCAGCAGCGGCCGACTGACGGCATTGGTGATCGGCACCTTCGTCGTCGGTGTGTACGGCGGCTATTTCGCTGCGGCCCAGGGAATTCTGCTGGTCGGTGTGATGGGGGTGCTGCTGCCCGAGTCGATGCAGCGGATGAACGCCGCGAAGAACCTGCTGGTGCTGATCGTCAACGTGGTCGCCGCGGTGGCCTACATGGTGACGGCGTTCGGCCGGATCAGTTGGCCGGCAGCCGGATTGATCGCGGTCGGTTCACTGATCGGGGGATACCTGGGCGGTCACTACGGGCGCCGGCTGTCCCCGAACGCGCTGCGCGCAGTGATCCTGGTGGTCGGCCTGATCGGGCTTTACCGGCTGCTGACGGTCTAGCCGGCTCAGGCCGGGTTCTGCCTGCGCCACCGCTCCCAGCGGCTGCGCGGTGCCCGGGCCGAGGCCATCACCTCATTCATCGACGCGGCGTGCGGGTGCTCCGGTTGGGCGGGCGCCTTCGGCGTCACCACCGCGGGCTCGCTGCCTTCCCACCAGACCGGTTGCAGCAGTGCCGAAACCACCGGAATGGCATGCCCGACACTCTTGCGTCCCCACTGGCAGGCCCGGTCGATGGTGGCCGCCGACGGCGCCAGGTTGACCGGCGACAACGTGGGGGAGAACCGAACCAGATGGTCGGCATAGGGCGCGTTGCGCACCATCTGCAACTGGATCGCCTGGGTGATTGGCACCAGCCACAGGTGCTTGGGATCCCACTGCGGATGGAAGCAGTCGAAGGCCAGATAGCAGGCGTTGCGGGTGCCCAACCGGCCGGCCCGGACGCGTTTCCAGGCCAGCTCCAGGGGCACATTGCTGGCCGCGCCCCCGTCGACCAGGGCGCCGACGTCGTGCTCGGCCAGTAGCGCATCGAACAGCGGCTCCATCGCCGGGTCCTTGGGCTCGTGGTGCAGCACCCCGGGGATCGCCGACGAGAACGATGCTGCGTCAACGACATTGACGTCGCGATCGGGGTTGTCCCCGCCGATCACGATCGGGGTCACCACCCGCGGGTCGATGAACGCGGCCGTCTGCCACATCCGCGTCGCCACCTGCGGGCCCAGGCCGATCGACAGGTAGGGGAAGGACCGCAGCTGCAGGCCGGCCAGGCGCTGGTTGCGGTAGCGCCCCGGCAGCGCCGCAAACGGTTGGCGGCGCACCCCGGCCACCACGGCATCGAACGGGATGGCCAGATCCGACATCTTCATGGGCGCGCCGTCGTCGCGGCGGAACATCGCGTCGGCGAAAAGATCGAAGTTCAAGGAGAACACACCGGTGAGGCCGTGGCGGCGGCGCAGCCGCTCGGGGCCCAGGATGGCGCGGAACGACACCGTCTTGGCCCACTCGATGTATTCGTGGATCGGCACCGGCAGGGTGCGGCTGACGACCGAGCCCAGGATGGAACCGAACGAGGACCCGATCAGATAGTCGGGCACCGCCCCGGATTCCAGCAGGGCCTCCATGCCGCCGATGTAGACGAAGCCGGCGCCGCCCCCACCACCGAGGACGGTGACCAGCTTCTTGTGGCCCACCTCGGCATCGAGCTCGGCCAGGGAGAAGTCGTTGCCGTGCCGTTCGGCCAGCAGGCGGCGCTGCTCGTCCTGCTCG includes these proteins:
- the der gene encoding ribosome biogenesis GTPase Der, with protein sequence MSDGTWVDESDWEIGEDGGFDDLVEDSGPPPVVAVVGRPNVGKSTLVNRILGRREAVVQDLPGVTRDRVSYDALWTGRRFVVQDTGGWEPDAKGLQQLVAEQAAVAMRTADAVILVVDAVVGATAGDEAAARILRRSGKPVFLAANKVDSERAESDAAALWSLGIGEPFSISALHGRGVADLLDEVIAKLPEVAETAGGGGGPRRVALVGKPNVGKSSLLNRLAGDERSVVHDVAGTTVDPVDSLIEMDGKIWRFVDTAGLRRKVGQASGHEFYASVRTHGAIDAAEVVIVLVDSSLPLTEQDQRVISMVVEAGRAVVLAYNKWDLVDEDRRYVLDKEIDRDMARLAWAPRVNISAKTGRAVQKLVPALETSLASWDKRISTGQLNNWLKEVVAATPPPARGGRAPRILFATQATSRPPTFVLFSSGFLEAGYRRFLERKLRETFGFEGSPIRINVRVREKRGPKRSR
- the cmk gene encoding (d)CMP kinase, yielding MSAGRAAVVAIDGPAGTGKSTVARGLAAALGSRYLDTGAMYRVVTLAVLRSGVALDDIDGIGAVAQGVEVSVDSQPEGDRAFLGDEDVSDEIRGDEVTRAVSAVAAVPAVRTRLVALQQQLAGQGGGVVVEGRDVGTVVLPDADVKIFLTASAETRAQRRNDQNIAAGLRDDYAGVLADVLRRDELDSTRAVSPLRPADDAVIVDTGDMTQEQVVDHLRDLVEQHCGAIR
- a CDS encoding sulfite exporter TauE/SafE family protein; the encoded protein is MSVSQMVLILLAGVGAGAINALVGSGTLITFPTLVTLGFAPLTATISNAIGLVAGGISSTWAYRRELRGQWDRLRWQIPGSLLGAVLGAYLLLHLPESVFNRIVPALLVGALALVVIGPKIQAVAQRRAAAEGRSTDQLSSGRLTALVIGTFVVGVYGGYFAAAQGILLVGVMGVLLPESMQRMNAAKNLLVLIVNVVAAVAYMVTAFGRISWPAAGLIAVGSLIGGYLGGHYGRRLSPNALRAVILVVGLIGLYRLLTV
- a CDS encoding patatin-like phospholipase family protein gives rise to the protein MPDPTDPIDTPKTSADSAVTDEVVDVVDTGDTILLLQKMENRLIRHTLRRPDVLNAEQLRRLRYLLNFARLDDFEPGAAGPGGARGRGDVSVGAELAGWRAKVADALRGPLREERDPVMALVAARDTLGALTAEQDEQRRLLAERHGNDFSLAELDAEVGHKKLVTVLGGGGGAGFVYIGGMEALLESGAVPDYLIGSSFGSILGSVVSRTLPVPIHEYIEWAKTVSFRAILGPERLRRRHGLTGVFSLNFDLFADAMFRRDDGAPMKMSDLAIPFDAVVAGVRRQPFAALPGRYRNQRLAGLQLRSFPYLSIGLGPQVATRMWQTAAFIDPRVVTPIVIGGDNPDRDVNVVDAASFSSAIPGVLHHEPKDPAMEPLFDALLAEHDVGALVDGGAASNVPLELAWKRVRAGRLGTRNACYLAFDCFHPQWDPKHLWLVPITQAIQLQMVRNAPYADHLVRFSPTLSPVNLAPSAATIDRACQWGRKSVGHAIPVVSALLQPVWWEGSEPAVVTPKAPAQPEHPHAASMNEVMASARAPRSRWERWRRQNPA